In Bubalus bubalis isolate 160015118507 breed Murrah chromosome 3, NDDB_SH_1, whole genome shotgun sequence, a genomic segment contains:
- the TRIM65 gene encoding tripartite motif-containing protein 65 isoform X2 yields MAAQQLEDKLTCSICLELYKEPVTLLCGHNFCGACIRDWWGLCEKVCPECREPFPDGAELRRNVALSGVVEELRATPGPGPGPGPGPGPDLSPGARCPRHGRPLELFCRTEGLGVCCVCTVRECRLHERVLLDAERRAREAQLRATLEVTQQQAAQAQRQLQELQQRSSQIQNSACTLTSVISGKFSRLLQALEMQRVRALRDINVAKTQALEQAQQEKQRLQGHLEAVSLCDRRIRHLLEHLDDWTFLQESQQLVPPGPLGPLTLPQWEEDQQLGGLKESLSQLCALLLEEGAHSGVPAEAADLGSVDYRNLTFDPVSANRHLYLSQQDQRVKHLLKPRGPDGPGSFELWQVQCAQSFQAGQHYWEVRASSHSVTLGVAYSELTRRRQGPHTDNIGRGPNSWGLCIQEDCTQAWHNGKAQRLPVVSGRLLGVDLNLASGCLTFYSLEPKTQPLHTFHAVFTRPLYPIFWLLEGRTLTLCHQPEATLPPGLQKEASGLSGERQGTSATPVARCHHSHGPQNRPSCSPGDLRPQL; encoded by the exons ATGGCCGCGCAGCAGCTGGAGGACAAGCTGACCTGCTCCATCTGCCTGGAGCTCTACAAGGAGCCGGTGACGCTGCTCTGCGGCCACAACTTCTGTGGGGCCTGCATCCGGGACTGGTGGGGTCTCTGCGAGAAGGTGTGCCCCGAGTGCCGGGAGCCCTTCCCGGACGGAGCCGAGCTGCGCCGCAACGTAGCTCTGAGCGGCGTGGTGGAGGAGCTGCGCGCCacgcccggccccggccccggccccggccccggccccggccccgatCTCAGCCCTGGCGCGCGCTGCCCCCGGCACGGCCGGCCGCTCGAGCTCTTCTGCCGCACCGAGGGCCTCGGCGTGTGTTGCGTGTGTACCGTGCGGGAGTGTCGCCTCCACGAGCGGGTGCTGCTGGACGCCGAACGCCGGGCGCGCGAG GCCCAGCTGAGAGCCACGCTGGAGGTCACCCAGCAGCAGGCCGCCCAGGCCCAGAGGCAGCTACAGGAGCTGCAGCAGCGAAGCAGCCAGATCCAG AACTCAGCCTGCACCCTGACCTCCGTGATCTCTGGCAAGTTCAGCCGCCTGCTGCAGGCCCTGGAGATGCAGCGGGTCAGGGCTCTGAGGGACATCAATGTGGCCAAGACCCAGGCCCTGGAGCAGGCCCAGCAGGAGAAACAGCGCCTGCAGGGCCACCTGGAGGCCGTGTCCCTCTGTGATCGCAGGATTCGCCACCTCCTGGAGCATCTGGATGACTGGACCTTCCTCCAG GAATCACAGCAACTGGTGCCCCCAGGCCCTCTCGGGCCACTGACTCTCCCACAGTGGGAAGAAGATCAGCAGCTGGGCGGCCTGAAGGAGTCACTGAGCCAGCTGTGTGCCCTCCTCCTGGAAGAGGGGGCTCACTCCGGAGTACCAGCCGAAGCTGCTGACTTGGGCTCTGTGG ATTATCGCAACCTGACCTTCGACCCTGTCAGTGCCAACCGCCACCTCTACCTGTCCCAGCAGGACCAGCGGGTAAAGCACCTTCTAAAGCCCCGGGGCCCAGACGGGCCCGGCAGCTTCGAGCTCTGGCAGGTGCAGTGTGCCCAGAGCTTCCAGGCCGGGCAGCACTACTGGGAGGTGCGTGCGTCCAGCCACTCGGTGACGCTGGGCGTGGCCTACTCGGAACTGACGAGGCGCAGGCAGGGGCCCCACACGGACAACATCGGCCGCGGGCCCAACTCCTGGGGGCTCTGCATTCAGGAGGACTGCACCCAGGCCTGGCACAACGGGAAGGCCCAGCGCCTCCCAGTCGTGTCAGGGCGGCTCCTGGGCGTGGATTTGAACCTGGCCTCTGGCTGCCTCACCTTCTACAGCCTGGAACCCAAGACCCAACCCCTGCACACCTTCCATGCCGTCTTCACCCGGCCCCTCTACCCCATTTTCTGGCTCCTCGAGGGTCGGACCCTGACCTTGTGCCATCAGCCCGAGGCCACCCTTCCTCCAGGGCTCCAGAAAGAGGCCTCGGGGCTCAGCGGAGAAAGGCAGGGGACGAGTGCCACCCCGGTGGCCAGGTGCCACCATTCCCATGGGCCCCAGAACCGCCCCAGCTGCTCCCCTGGGGACCTGAGGCCACAGCTCTAG
- the TRIM65 gene encoding tripartite motif-containing protein 65 isoform X1, producing the protein MAAQQLEDKLTCSICLELYKEPVTLLCGHNFCGACIRDWWGLCEKVCPECREPFPDGAELRRNVALSGVVEELRATPGPGPGPGPGPGPDLSPGARCPRHGRPLELFCRTEGLGVCCVCTVRECRLHERVLLDAERRAREAQLRATLEVTQQQAAQAQRQLQELQQRSSQIQNSACTLTSVISGKFSRLLQALEMQRVRALRDINVAKTQALEQAQQEKQRLQGHLEAVSLCDRRIRHLLEHLDDWTFLQESQQLVPPGPLGPLTLPQWEEDQQLGGLKESLSQLCALLLEEGAHSGVPAEAADLGSVESPGPLAPVLSPVCPLRRRLWQNYRNLTFDPVSANRHLYLSQQDQRVKHLLKPRGPDGPGSFELWQVQCAQSFQAGQHYWEVRASSHSVTLGVAYSELTRRRQGPHTDNIGRGPNSWGLCIQEDCTQAWHNGKAQRLPVVSGRLLGVDLNLASGCLTFYSLEPKTQPLHTFHAVFTRPLYPIFWLLEGRTLTLCHQPEATLPPGLQKEASGLSGERQGTSATPVARCHHSHGPQNRPSCSPGDLRPQL; encoded by the exons ATGGCCGCGCAGCAGCTGGAGGACAAGCTGACCTGCTCCATCTGCCTGGAGCTCTACAAGGAGCCGGTGACGCTGCTCTGCGGCCACAACTTCTGTGGGGCCTGCATCCGGGACTGGTGGGGTCTCTGCGAGAAGGTGTGCCCCGAGTGCCGGGAGCCCTTCCCGGACGGAGCCGAGCTGCGCCGCAACGTAGCTCTGAGCGGCGTGGTGGAGGAGCTGCGCGCCacgcccggccccggccccggccccggccccggccccggccccgatCTCAGCCCTGGCGCGCGCTGCCCCCGGCACGGCCGGCCGCTCGAGCTCTTCTGCCGCACCGAGGGCCTCGGCGTGTGTTGCGTGTGTACCGTGCGGGAGTGTCGCCTCCACGAGCGGGTGCTGCTGGACGCCGAACGCCGGGCGCGCGAG GCCCAGCTGAGAGCCACGCTGGAGGTCACCCAGCAGCAGGCCGCCCAGGCCCAGAGGCAGCTACAGGAGCTGCAGCAGCGAAGCAGCCAGATCCAG AACTCAGCCTGCACCCTGACCTCCGTGATCTCTGGCAAGTTCAGCCGCCTGCTGCAGGCCCTGGAGATGCAGCGGGTCAGGGCTCTGAGGGACATCAATGTGGCCAAGACCCAGGCCCTGGAGCAGGCCCAGCAGGAGAAACAGCGCCTGCAGGGCCACCTGGAGGCCGTGTCCCTCTGTGATCGCAGGATTCGCCACCTCCTGGAGCATCTGGATGACTGGACCTTCCTCCAG GAATCACAGCAACTGGTGCCCCCAGGCCCTCTCGGGCCACTGACTCTCCCACAGTGGGAAGAAGATCAGCAGCTGGGCGGCCTGAAGGAGTCACTGAGCCAGCTGTGTGCCCTCCTCCTGGAAGAGGGGGCTCACTCCGGAGTACCAGCCGAAGCTGCTGACTTGGGCTCTGTGG AGTCCCCAGGTCCCCTGGCACCAGTCCTGAGCCCAGTGTGTCCACTGAGGAGGAGACTCTGGCAGA ATTATCGCAACCTGACCTTCGACCCTGTCAGTGCCAACCGCCACCTCTACCTGTCCCAGCAGGACCAGCGGGTAAAGCACCTTCTAAAGCCCCGGGGCCCAGACGGGCCCGGCAGCTTCGAGCTCTGGCAGGTGCAGTGTGCCCAGAGCTTCCAGGCCGGGCAGCACTACTGGGAGGTGCGTGCGTCCAGCCACTCGGTGACGCTGGGCGTGGCCTACTCGGAACTGACGAGGCGCAGGCAGGGGCCCCACACGGACAACATCGGCCGCGGGCCCAACTCCTGGGGGCTCTGCATTCAGGAGGACTGCACCCAGGCCTGGCACAACGGGAAGGCCCAGCGCCTCCCAGTCGTGTCAGGGCGGCTCCTGGGCGTGGATTTGAACCTGGCCTCTGGCTGCCTCACCTTCTACAGCCTGGAACCCAAGACCCAACCCCTGCACACCTTCCATGCCGTCTTCACCCGGCCCCTCTACCCCATTTTCTGGCTCCTCGAGGGTCGGACCCTGACCTTGTGCCATCAGCCCGAGGCCACCCTTCCTCCAGGGCTCCAGAAAGAGGCCTCGGGGCTCAGCGGAGAAAGGCAGGGGACGAGTGCCACCCCGGTGGCCAGGTGCCACCATTCCCATGGGCCCCAGAACCGCCCCAGCTGCTCCCCTGGGGACCTGAGGCCACAGCTCTAG